TCTCTCCTCGGCGTCTGTCGCTGCCATGTCGCGACTTATCGTGAAGAATCTCCCCAATGGGGTGAGGCGGGGGTGCAGGGGCCGTGCCGGGCCTAGGATGGGTCTGAGGGGACGCTGCGGGGGAAGCAGGATGccgggcagggagaggagcagcgTGTGCTGGGGACGGGGGAGAGCGGGGACAGCCCCCGGGAGAGAAGATTTGGAGCGGTGGGAGGGTGAGGTTTTGGAGGAGGAGTGGCGAGGGGAAAGGGGCTGTGAGGGGTCGTGTTGAGTGCTGGGGTGGGGAACACGGGGACAGTTCGAGGGCAGGACGGTGGGAGAGCTCCTGGAGGAGCGAGGAGGGTGCAGGAAGCGTCATGAGGGGCACGGGCTGGGCAGGTGGCAGCCGCCCAGCGGCTCCTGTTGTGGTTCCTGCGCTCCCCTCGTTGTCCGGGAGTTGGTGCCGGTGCTCTCAGTGCGGCTGTGCCCGGCAGGATCCCGCCTGTTCCCCATCCCCGTGTGCGGATTCCTGCGGGAGATGAGCGGGTTTGGAGCCTGAAGTGGGGTTTGGCTCACGATGTGCTTCCTGCGGCCTTCAGAAGCCCTTTGAGACAGAACATGTCGGGTTGGGTGGCCCTCAGAGCCTCTGTGTGGCTGATTTCTCTCCCTGCCGCCCCCTCCTGTCCCAGATGAAGGAGGAGCGCTTCAGGACGCTCTTTGCTGCCTTTGGCACCCTCACCGACTGCTGCCTGAAGTACACCAAGGATGGAAGGTTCCGGAAATTCGGCTTCATCGGCTACAGGTCCGAGGAGGAGGCTCAAGCAGCCCTGAAGCACTTCAACAAAAGCTTCATAGACACTGCCAGGGTCACGGTGAGCTCTGAAAACACCTCCCTGAGATTCCTGAGGAGGGgattcttccctgggagcatgggcaggccctggcacagggtgcccagagcagctgtggctgcccctggatccctggcagtgcccaaggccaggctggatggggttgggagcaccctgggacagtgggaggtgtccctgccatggcaggggtggctctTTAAGGCCCCTTGCAGTCCCAGCCATCCTGGGATCCTGTGCCTGTCCTCTGTGAGTGCTGAAAACCTGATCAGAGAGAGGAGTCAGGTAGCAACAGCAGAGTCTGAGTGTGTGAAATAAAATCACACAGCTTTCTCACACTGGCCTGGGAACGTGTAAGGGGGAATCAAAAACAATCCTGGGAAGGTGAAAAACCATTAGCAGGgggtgtttttctaacttgttgTTTACTTGGGAAAAACGGCCAAGGGGTGTTTTTCTGAGTGTCCAACCATTTCTCTTGCTCTGAATTGTCTCTATAAAGGgcaatgtaaaataaattctCCTTCTGGGAATGGAGAGTCCATGTCCATTTCTGCCATCCCTAATCCTACAAGGACAGTCCACTCCTGACATTCCCACAGGGATTGAAGGTGGAGCTCTGTGCTTTTGGAATAATCATCTGCAAAAGCTGTTCCTGCACACGCCCTgcctgccagcagggctgcaggaattCCTGAGTGAAGGTTGAGTGTGTTGAATCAAGGACCTGTCTCGTTCCAGGTGGAGCTGTGCAAGTCTTTTGGTGACCCTACAAAACCCAAAGCCTGGAGCAAGCACTCTCAGAAggcccctccctcagaaaagCAGACCAAGGAGCCCTCggccactgcagctcctgcaggcacaaaGAAAGTGAGTCTTGCCTGGTTCCTGCTGTGTGTCAGAGCCAGAGGAGGGTGGCCTGGGCTGCGGGaaggggacagcagctgggacaCCAGGTGCTGGTGTGTCCTGCCCCAGggtctctgctccctgtgctgttggGTTACCTGGAATTGCCTGTGCTTCTAATAAACCCTtcgggtttgtttttttccccaagcagaaaaagaagaaagatccAGTGGATAACTTAAAGGAGGTGAGTTGGGGTTGGATGCTGTCCCTGCATTCTTGCTGCTGAATAGTTCCTTCTGTTCTACCTCCCACGCTGTTAATtcaggctgggacagcccagTTCTATtgtaaaaaaatcattttaacaACCCCAACACGGGGGTCCAGCTTTTTAATGGTCACTCCTGTGAGCACACTCTGCACCCAGGTCAGCTCTgtttcagcagctctggggtttAACCATCTGTGAGTTTTGCCACATTTAACTTGTctagctttttctctttttgttgttttgtttccctcttTAAAGTACTTTCTAAACACAATTATAAAAAAAGAATAGGAATGAACACCTTGAGAAGATTTTAATCACCTTGTCAGTGTAAACTGAGCTCCCCTTAAGGGATTTTTGGTTTTACACAGCTGGAAATGAGGTGATATCTTTGATTTCAGATTCACTATGAGTCTCTTTTCACAgcttgtctattttttttttccacagctggaGGAAGACAAAACATTCCAGGAGTTCTTGGTGGTTCACCAGAAGCGGTCCCAGGTGGCCACTTGGGCTAACGACACTTTGGCAGAGGAGCCTcagaagggaaaagcagcagcagcagcagcagctgattaCCTGAACTTTGACTCAGACGAGTCTGAGGAGCTGAGCGAGGCTGGGGATGAGCCCTCGGGAGATGAGGAGGAGACTAAAGGTaccccagggagctgccagcctgTGCTTGTCTCAGTCACAGGGAGTGGCAGGACTGCACTCAGTGTCACCAGCAGGGAGGGGTGTCACctttctgtgtgctgggaaTGTCTGGCTGCTTCCCCAGATTCGGGAAAACGTGGCAAATGCAGTGTCTGATACTTGGGGGTGGCATTTGTGCTTTCCCTGTGGCATTAGGGAGGAGTAACAGGGCAAAGATCTGCAGCTCTCCTTGAggtgctctcctgcctgcagccccttccaTCTCCAGGgttcccagggctggctgtggttTCTGTTGTTCAGGAGCCTGGGGGTGTCTGAGCGTGTCTGGCCTGCCTTTGATGCACGTTCCTGGAAGCTGGgcctgccagggctggtgggaagggacagggTGCAGTGTCCTGGCTCCCCAGAGGACATCTGGAGTGGGGGGTTCACTCTGAAGGCTcacaaggctgtgctgcagcctggtgtGTGTATTTGAGAAccagtgtccctgcagcagggatgggtgtGGCTTTGGagcttttctccctccctccatggGGTTTCCTTTGGCTGTTCTGGTGGAGTGAGTGgtgttttccctgctgctccccatgTCTCCTCGGGTAACTCAAATGCAGGTGTGGTTGTGTCCTTTTCTCTGTAAAACTAAACCTTGAAACCCTTCTCTGAGGCCTGCTGGGAGTTTTTAGTTAAAATTGTGACAAAATACCTCATCCTGGAGTACCTCAGACCCCTTCCTAACGTGTTTTATACATGAACTGTTACTTTGAAATCCAGGCTGTCAGTCTGGAAGTGCCGAGATGAAATTGCTCTGCTGTTCTCAAGCCTTTCCCATGGAAGAGGTAGAGGATAAGGAGGTGTTGGTCATGATTGTGTCAGTTCTCAGCTTTTTCCTGGCCtgggggaagagcagcagcatctgtgtggaaaaaaacttttctgctctctcctgtctgccaggaaagaaagaagggaagaaggcAGCCACCAGCAAAGACCTCTCAGATATGGATTACCTGAAATCCAAAGTGGTGAAGGATTCTTCCTCCTCATCCAGTACGGAGGAAGAAACAgagagtgaggaggaggaggaggaggaaagtgaGACTGAGGAGGACTCAGGCATTGCAGAAACCCACCCAGAGAAAAGGGGGAAGCCAAAAGCCCAACCAGCAGAGCCAAAAACACCAGcggggaagaagaaaaaaggatcCACGCTGGAGGTACAGCTGAAGTCGTTTTCTGTCCTCtttgaagcagcagctttgtggATGGCAGGTGTCTGTCAGGCCCTGCAGGGATGAGCTGACAGCCTGGGAAGGCTGCAGGGCCCAGCTTTCTTGGCATTCTTGGTGTGACCCATTTACAAATTTTGCTGAATGTCCTCAGGGCTGACTAAATTCCCAAAGATGGGACTTCCACATGAGTGCTGCTAGTGCCCTTCTCAGAGGCTTTTTTCCAGGAAATGCTGtcctggaagcagcagaacTCAGTTTTCCATGGCAGTGCACCTTCAgctggcacctcctgccccaggctgctgcagcagctgtgggaatcTCCTGAaattccctccctctcttcagCCTCCTGTTTGCTGGCCAAGCCCAGCTGGTTGTGCTgtgatttttgttctttcattcagctttttctcccttttctccccctctctgtgcagagccagggcagctcagggGAAGGCAGCACTCCGTTCACAGTGAGGCTTCGTGGGGCCCCCTCGAACATCACCGAGGCAAGTTTGCTTtcccagctggggagggaggctCAGGGCACCTCTGCAAGGTGTTTGCAGAAACTTTTCACTCTTTTGAGGGTTGTGTGGGTGAGCAGGGGAATTTCTGGACTGTCTTTGCACAGAGATCTGTTTTGTGAGCTGGGTGTTTTATGcataaaaaaacctgcagcttGATGCTTCCTGTATTTGAGAGGTTGTTCAAACAATTCTAATTCCTCCCACAGCAAAAAATTCgggattttttcttccctctgaagCCAGTGGCAATCCGGATGGGAAAAAAGGCCCAGGGGAAGAATTCAGGTAAGAGCTGTGTGTGGAAGTGGGGTGAGATCTGTGATTTAGGGGAGCTCTTGGTCACCCTTCTGCTCTTTTAGTCTGCAGTTCCAAATCCCTGGCTCATGGCCTGATTCTTCCAGACCTTTCTGTGACtttgcagctctcctgccctACTTGCTGTCCACAGGACGCCCTGGGCAGAGTAAGGTTGGCTGTGCTCCCTTAGGAGTAGCTGCAGGAGCCTTTTTTTTATTGAGCTGCATCCAGAACTTTATTCTAAACCCCTAAACCGTGCcagggaaaagccttttcctcTGGGAtagctgcagcagcccagtgcTGATTTGTGTGAGCAGGTCCCTGGAGCTTTGCTGTGTGCTCTTTTCCTTTAACAGTCCAACAAGGATGCACCTTTTATTTGCTCTTAGAGGCACCTGTGAAAGCCTTCAGCTGCTAAgtcaagttttttttttatttgtgtacAGAGAATAAGCTTTGACAAGGCAGCCTTCCAGTCTGACATGGCCATTTCCTGGCTGGATTGAAACTTTTCATGGGAGCTGAATGCTCTGTCTGTAGGAATCTCTATTAAAGCAAGCCCAATTCACCCTTAATTACCCAATTAGTGGCTCTGTGTGTTCCCCACATGATGCTCAGCTGAACCTTCCCCTCCAAGGTTACATCTTTGTTGACTTGAAGACTGAAGCAGAGATGCAGAGGGCcttgaagaggaagaaagaattCCTGGGTAAGGGCTGTTTGTTCCTGCTCGTTCCGGCCCTGGGAGCTCAGCTGCTCGAGTGTTCCCTGCACAAGTAGCTCCTGTGATTGGAGTTTGTCCCAGGCAGATGGGGAGCTTGTTCCTGGGGATAAATCAGgtgccctggcaggggtggggtttggggccCTCGTGGTTTTGCCGTGTTCTTGTTGGGATAAAAATAACACAGCTTTGTACAGACAGTGCTGCAAGGCTGGGTTGGAGCCCTGGGCTTAACCCTTGGAGTGACTTCTGAAATTCTGTTTGCAGAATGGCTGCTTGGACTAGGCTGGGGCTCTCTGAAGGGAAAGGGGGCTGCTGTTGATACCCTGATTTTTATGAAGATTGACTCTTACAGCCTCCACCTCCCCTTATTTCTGAGTCCTGCTCAGagcctgtggggctgcagtTGTCCCTAACCCTGGGCTCTTTGTGATGTTTCAGCTTTTGTATTTTCCACtttctgtactgcattagtatggactctgaacttcatataacGTGCTACCAAGTTCTCATCACAGTTTactcagacaaaacaatccttttccagctcaaGGACActgttgcagcttcaggcccaaaaagtataaacagCAGCAAATTGAGGAGAGCAGTCTGTGAGGGTGGGACTTCATAATATGAAGCtgcaattggacaattaaccccaatatgcaaatggaccaaaacttataaaaataagTGTCAAAACTTGTGACCCAGAGTCCATCTTGTACTGCCCGAGGTGCCTCCTTTGAAGCCCTTTTTAATACCCCCCTCCTTCATTCCTTTAACACTGACAAGCCTGTTCTGGGCAGCCTCTCAGGGCGTCCCTGGCACGCGGGTGCTGTGTGCTGGTGCCCCGGGAGGTGTCCAGTGTCCCTCTGTGTTCTCTGGGAGCAGGCGGGCGCTGTGTGGAGGTTTCCCGCTGCACGAACACCACAAAAGAAACTGTCCCAGCCAAACCTGAccaccagccctggcagaggaggctgagggacgatgaggaggaggaggacttGTCGGAATCAGGGAGACTCTTTGTCAGGAATCTGCCTTTCACCAGCACCGAGGAGGACTTGGAGAAGATCTTTTCCAAGTATGGTGAGTGTTTGCCACGGGACTGGAGCTTGCAGGGCAGGGTCTTTCCTTTGTCCAGAGGTTTTCCTGCTGGGTGGGAATGCACAAAGCTCCATGTCCCACATCTCTTGGACACGGCCCGGCTCCATCATCTTTGTTTTCTGGTGTGATAATGTGAGCCTGTTTGGCAGGAGGCTTCCTGCAGGTTAGAGGTGAATCCTTGAATCCACTTGGCATTCCAAACTTGGGGTGTGAGTTTGAGGCTTCCCTCTTCTACCCCCAGATTCAACACATTTAAGGTTATCTTGGCATCCTGGGGCAGAGAGGGTGAGGTTGTGGAAGTCTTGATCCCTGACTGAAGCTGAAGGCAGCCGCTCAGAGCTTGCTTGGTCTGTGTTTTCACCTGTCAGTGTTGCCCtagtttttctgagattttttaaagccttctacttgcttataagatggagtcagttctttagttactgtacagtattaagggtcagtttttcactttctcacactttggaacattAACAAcccttcttgtttttgttcactgtcctttgcttacttatttctagcctgaaaataatgttggttgacagctggtcagaccagtggggtgaaggggtagtaaacccagaagccaatccacaactagacccacaaaattataaaatgaaaagaaataaacaggctggtCCCTtttctggggagcagcttttcactgcagacctctgcctctgtgttgtTTTTGCGTTCTGGTCAACAGTCAGAGCCCATGAGCTGCCACACCTGGACTGGGGTGCTTGTGCTGGGCCTGCCTtgtccctgtgcagctcctggcccagcctggtGGCTCAGcacacacccagagctgctcccctcaCCCCTGGTCGTGTCTGGGAGgtgccagctcagagctgtgcagggacacctgtGACCACCCAGCCTTGCCTCCTGCAGGCCCCGTCTCGGAGATCCACTACCCCATAGACACACTCAGCAAGAAACCCAAAGGATTTGCTTTCATCACCTACATGATCCCTGAGCACGCTGTGaaggccctggcagagctggacgGGCAGGTGTTCCAGGTACAGCTGGATGCTTCTCCTGTGCTTTGGACTGCAGCTGGTGGGAATGGTTGTTGGGAATGTGGCCGAGAGTTTGCTCCTGGGCTTTGTTAAAAAGGCTGAGGCTCTCCTGCAGGTTCTTGGGGTAGAGTAGCTTGGTTTGAATGGCTTTGCAGACACCAAAACCCTGGCAGAGGTggggaagcagctctgagtCTGTCTCACACTGTGTGGCCACTTTGACTTGCAGTTGTGGCTCCTTTGAGAAGGAAATTTCCCTCCTTCCACCAAGGCTGTCTGACTAGGAAAGGTGCCAGGAAATTTCCTCCATGTGGATGTCTGGATtattccagagctgctggaccTCTTCTCCCTGTCTTGCAGGGCAGGATGATGCATCTCTTACCCTCCAcgatcagaaaggaaaaaatggaagaggGAGATGCAGAAGAGTCTTCCTCCTACAAGAAGCGCAAAGAGGCCAAGGAcaaagccagcagtgccaggtaCAGCACAAGCTGCCAGGTTCCCAGGAAGGGGCAGGAATGCATGTGGGAACTTCACAGGGGCTGTAGAGATTCCCAAAGCTGCTGAAGCATTTGGTGTGCAGCTCTTTCTTACCTACCTGACTCTGCCCaagtagcagcagcagaaattgaGAGCAACAGGGGTTTGAATGGCTTTGGTATGAGTTACTTCTCTCATAAGAGTTAGtctgattctgtaattcttaGAGGGGTGTGGTTTCAGGGCAGCTGGGCCTTTCTCCTCTGCTTGGCCACCTGTAATCCCAAAGCTTGTAGAagctttttcttgctgtgtgaCAAATCTGTTTGAAAGAGGTGGCTGCTACTTTCTGTCCTGAAGGGAAAAGGGTGCAGCCTTGCTTGCGTGGGGTTTGTGGGTTTAGGAAACCAGTTGGAAAGGTGTGTTCCTCTGAGCCAGTACCTGAacctcagctgcagagctgtgagcagtCAGGGCTGGgcaagcagagctctgctgcctgcactgctctcTGTTCGCTCTCCAGTCACAtctccctcatcctgcccctTCTCTAGGGATCTTCCAcccttctttccctctctcctcaccCTCATGGtggtgctcagagctgctctttccCAGGCCTGTTGACCAGAGGGCCCCATGGCTGACCCtggctgtgttttctcttgCCAGCTCCCACAACTGGAACACGCTGTTTGTGGGGACGAGCGCTGTGGCTGATGCCATGGCCCAGAAGTACAATGCTTCCAAGAGCCAAGTGCTGGATGCTGTGAGTTGGGTTGGGATGGATCAGCTGGGGTGGGACATCCCTTTCCTGCCTGTTTCTTTGTGCCCTTCCTGGTCCTGTACAGGAAAAGCCTCAGTGCATCCATGGGTGCCACATAGGCTGAGGCCTGTGGTGCTCTCCTGAGCCTGTGGATCCCTTGGTCCCcagccttccttccctctctgcttttctgtggcTGAATTTTGCATTTCTACATAACTAGAAGTTGGTGGGAATTTAAACTCTAAGGCTCAGATCCTTCCTggaaatttcattttactttggGATGAGTTTGAATTCCAACAACACAATTTCCAGCGGCTACAGAGGAGCTGGATCATTTTACCCTCAAGCTGCCTGCCACATTCCCTTTGcttctgggagcagcaggagcagcaggtgaCTGAATTCTTGCCTGCAGGAGAGCAAAGACAGCGTGGCAGTGAGAGTGGCTCTGGGAGAAACGGAGCTGGTGCAGGAAATCCGCCGGTTCCTTGTGGAAAACGGAGTCAGCCTGGATTCCTTCAGCCAGGTGAGGGGCTCACCAATGGGCATCCACCTCTTCTAGTCCTGGAGTTCTCAGCCCTCTTGGAAATTGGTAATTGAATCCTCAGCATCCTGCAGGATTGAACCCTCCCTGATGAATTAGGAAATGTATCcatttgaaaatgcagctgcccttgggaTGGCTGAAATCCATAATATGAGGCTTTAGGATGGTGGGCAGCTGGCTGtaggcagggaaggagccctgTGGATCTGCAGCTGGAACCTCCATCCATGGGATGTGTTTGTAGTGGGATGTGGATTTTCCAGGCAGTGTTTCCTAAATCACTCTTGGCCCTTTGGGATCTGGGAAAGGAGCGgcacagagggagggagagcacGGCCAGATCTGAACCCTCCAGTCAGAAACTTGCTGAATTGCTCTCTCACATGCCCTgttctttctctccctgctggctgtgccaggctgcgGGCGAGAGGAGCAGGACGGTGATCCTGGTGAAGAACCTGCCGGCCGGCACCAGCGCCGCCGAGCTGGAGGAGCTCTTCGGCAGACACGGCGGCCTGGGCcgggtgctgctgcctgagggAGGCATCACGGCCATCGTGGAGTTCCTGGAGCCCTCAGAGGCCAAGCAGGCCTTCACCAGGCTGGCCTACTCCAAGGTGGGGGCACTGCCCGGGGAGCTGGGAAGCTGCAAAGGGCTCGCTCTGAGCCTGAGGGGCTCAGGGAGCGTGGGAGGGGTGAGAGCCCAGAGCCACTGATgttccagcctgtccttggcATTTAGgtacagcagggcagggctcagcctgcagagcatGCTGGAGAAGGGGGCTGTGACATGGATGGAgggtttcttttccctttcacaaTCCAGGAGTGACCCATGGCAGGCTGTGGCCCTGTAAGGCTGGATCCTTTTGTGACAGACAGTTTATGCTGTGCTCCTGTAAGGCTGGATCTTTTTGTGATACACAGTTTATGCTGTGCTCCTGTAAGGCTGGATCCTTCTGTGACAGAGAGTTTAGGCTGTGGCTCTGTAAGGCTGGATCCTTTTGTGACTGAGAGttttctgctgtgctcctgtAAGGCTGGATCTTTTTGTGACAGAGTTTAGCCTTTTGGAAAGGTTACCCAGCTTTTCCACTGCTGTTTTGTTGTTGAGTGAGGTGAAAATGAAGCTGAGAGCAGAGTTTTTCCTTCAGGCCTTGCCCTTCACTCCTCAGTTCTCTGCTGTCTTCTCTTCACAGTTTCATTCTGTGCCCCTGTATCTGGAGTGGGCTCCAATGGGGGTTttcctcagcccagcccctcagaaaaaaaaagctggggCTCCAGGAAAGGAGGATgaagcagggctggcaccaggTAAGGACTCTGGCTGACTTCTGGGGGtctctgtgtttctctgctgttgTGTCAAGCCCCAGGATATGTTTTGTCTGGGTGACTTCCCCCTGTGTGATCTTCCCTAAATACACCACCTTTCTCCCCCTCCCAGGGGCTCCCCCACAATCTGAGTGGGCAAATCCCCCAAAATTTGGCTTTGTTGCCAAATTAACGTAAATAAActtaattataaattataaaatgcCAATAAACTTAAAAAGTTGAGTTTGTTCTTCTTGTTTCAGGTGAAGCTGTAAAAGActcagaggaagcagcagcacaggaagaagaggaggaggaagaggaggaggaggaagaaaatattcctGGGTGTACCTTGTTCATCAAAAACCTGAACTTTGCCACCACAGAAGACACACTGAAAGAGGTGAGCAATGAGGACACAGGGTTTAAAGGATTTCAGCTGCAGTCAGTGTGACCTAGTGGGAAGTGAGAGAGCACTGGGTTCTACTGGGGCTGGGAACATCACTCCAGGTGTCAGTGAAGACAAATGCATCTGAAACCGTTTTGGTGGGGTTTAATTCCACCTAGAGACaggtggaggcagcaggaaatcTAACATTCCTGATTTCCCACGTTTTCTGTGATGCTCCTCCTTgggacaggcactgctgcagctctgccacttCTTCATGTGTGAGAGGCAGTGAATGAATAAATGCTGATTCCTGAACGTGCTTTTCCACTCAGCTTCTGCTGACATTGTTGTGCTGCTCCACCTCAACAAAGCACGTGGGAGAGAGCATGGCATTCCTGAAGTTGTGTGGGCTGTTAATACcaaaataaggaaaagcagctggaattccCCATCTCTGGCACTTCCTGTAGCCATGTAAAGTGCCACATTCCATGGCCCAAGAATTCTGGACCTGTGGGGC
The sequence above is a segment of the Prinia subflava isolate CZ2003 ecotype Zambia chromosome 19, Cam_Psub_1.2, whole genome shotgun sequence genome. Coding sequences within it:
- the RBM19 gene encoding probable RNA-binding protein 19 isoform X2, producing MSRLIVKNLPNGMKEERFRTLFAAFGTLTDCCLKYTKDGRFRKFGFIGYRSEEEAQAALKHFNKSFIDTARVTVELCKSFGDPTKPKAWSKHSQKAPPSEKQTKEPSATAAPAGTKKKKKKDPVDNLKELEEDKTFQEFLVVHQKRSQVATWANDTLAEEPQKGKAAAAAAADYLNFDSDESEELSEAGDEPSGDEEETKGKKEGKKAATSKDLSDMDYLKSKVVKDSSSSSSTEEETESEEEEEEESETEEDSGIAETHPEKRGKPKAQPAEPKTPAGKKKKGSTLESQGSSGEGSTPFTVRLRGAPSNITEQKIRDFFFPLKPVAIRMGKKAQGKNSGYIFVDLKTEAEMQRALKRKKEFLGGRCVEVSRCTNTTKETVPAKPDHQPWQRRLRDDEEEEDLSESGRLFVRNLPFTSTEEDLEKIFSKYGPVSEIHYPIDTLSKKPKGFAFITYMIPEHAVKALAELDGQVFQGRMMHLLPSTIRKEKMEEGDAEESSSYKKRKEAKDKASSASSHNWNTLFVGTSAVADAMAQKYNASKSQVLDAESKDSVAVRVALGETELVQEIRRFLVENGVSLDSFSQAAGERSRTVILVKNLPAGTSAAELEELFGRHGGLGRVLLPEGGITAIVEFLEPSEAKQAFTRLAYSKFHSVPLYLEWAPMGVFLSPAPQKKKAGAPGKEDEAGLAPGEAVKDSEEAAAQEEEEEEEEEEEENIPGCTLFIKNLNFATTEDTLKETFSKVGALKSCTISKKKDKAGALLSMGFGFVEYRKPESAQRALRQLQGCTVDGHKLEVKLSERAVRPAVKSARKKQTAKKQKTSKILVRNIPFQATAREIRELFSTFGELKTVRLPKKMAGTGSHRGFGFVDFVTKQDAKKAFNALCHSTHLYGRRLVLEWADTEETLEGLRRRTAQHFHDSPKKKKRSEVLNEIMEHLEEEDNNKDEDI
- the RBM19 gene encoding probable RNA-binding protein 19 isoform X1 — protein: MSRLIVKNLPNGMKEERFRTLFAAFGTLTDCCLKYTKDGRFRKFGFIGYRSEEEAQAALKHFNKSFIDTARVTVELCKSFGDPTKPKAWSKHSQKAPPSEKQTKEPSATAAPAGTKKQKKKKDPVDNLKELEEDKTFQEFLVVHQKRSQVATWANDTLAEEPQKGKAAAAAAADYLNFDSDESEELSEAGDEPSGDEEETKGKKEGKKAATSKDLSDMDYLKSKVVKDSSSSSSTEEETESEEEEEEESETEEDSGIAETHPEKRGKPKAQPAEPKTPAGKKKKGSTLESQGSSGEGSTPFTVRLRGAPSNITEQKIRDFFFPLKPVAIRMGKKAQGKNSGYIFVDLKTEAEMQRALKRKKEFLGGRCVEVSRCTNTTKETVPAKPDHQPWQRRLRDDEEEEDLSESGRLFVRNLPFTSTEEDLEKIFSKYGPVSEIHYPIDTLSKKPKGFAFITYMIPEHAVKALAELDGQVFQGRMMHLLPSTIRKEKMEEGDAEESSSYKKRKEAKDKASSASSHNWNTLFVGTSAVADAMAQKYNASKSQVLDAESKDSVAVRVALGETELVQEIRRFLVENGVSLDSFSQAAGERSRTVILVKNLPAGTSAAELEELFGRHGGLGRVLLPEGGITAIVEFLEPSEAKQAFTRLAYSKFHSVPLYLEWAPMGVFLSPAPQKKKAGAPGKEDEAGLAPGEAVKDSEEAAAQEEEEEEEEEEEENIPGCTLFIKNLNFATTEDTLKETFSKVGALKSCTISKKKDKAGALLSMGFGFVEYRKPESAQRALRQLQGCTVDGHKLEVKLSERAVRPAVKSARKKQTAKKQKTSKILVRNIPFQATAREIRELFSTFGELKTVRLPKKMAGTGSHRGFGFVDFVTKQDAKKAFNALCHSTHLYGRRLVLEWADTEETLEGLRRRTAQHFHDSPKKKKRSEVLNEIMEHLEEEDNNKDEDI